Within the Enterobacter bugandensis genome, the region GAAGGTAAAGAGCCGGATCCTCGCGTTGAACAGGCGCTGATGGTGACGATTGCGGGCGTTGCGGCGGGTATGCGTAACACTGGGTAATGCTTTATGCCGGGCAGGCGTTTTTAGCGCCGCCCGGCACGTTTCGGTAGTCTTCTCATGTATTCCGATATCACCCGAATTTTGGCTGACCTGGTGAACCGTACGCTACCGCTGGGCCAGATTCATTTCTCAGCGCTGGCTGAACAGCATCCCCGAACATCTCCCTGCCTCGTCATTACCCTTGTTCCCCCCTGTGAGGCGATATTTTCATCCTTTGGACACATCACGCTTCCACCGCCTAACGTCCTGAGCATACATTTCGGTAAGCAGCAGCTGACTCTCGATTTACAGTGTGACAACGCGCTTTTGCAGCAGTTACAGGTTCCCCGGCGTGGCCCGCGAACGAGTGCTTTTCTTCTGCAAGCGCTCACCGAATTACAGATGCAGCCAGACGAGCAAGACACAGCCATGCTGGTGGTATTAAGCTTGCTCAGCCACTGCCGGGATCTGCTTGGCAGTGACATCCACACCGCTAACCGTAGCCGGGCGCTATTCGAAGCCGTTCGTAGCTATATCGAAGAAAATTACGCCTCTTCGTTAACGCGCGAATCCGTGGCACAGGCGTTCTACATCTCGCCGAACTACCTTTCCCATCTCTTTCAGAAGATCGGCCACGTGGGGTTCAACGAGTATCTGACACAAACGCGGCTGGAACATGCACGCCAGCTGCTGAAAGGCTACGATCTCAAAATTAAAGATATTGCCGCACGCTGCGGATTTCCTGACAGCAACTAC harbors:
- a CDS encoding helix-turn-helix transcriptional regulator; translated protein: MYSDITRILADLVNRTLPLGQIHFSALAEQHPRTSPCLVITLVPPCEAIFSSFGHITLPPPNVLSIHFGKQQLTLDLQCDNALLQQLQVPRRGPRTSAFLLQALTELQMQPDEQDTAMLVVLSLLSHCRDLLGSDIHTANRSRALFEAVRSYIEENYASSLTRESVAQAFYISPNYLSHLFQKIGHVGFNEYLTQTRLEHARQLLKGYDLKIKDIAARCGFPDSNYFCRLFRKHTERSPSEYRRQYHSQLIAKK